The sequence ACGGCGGTGCGGGACCCAGACATCCGGGGGGATGATCCCGGCATTGACCCGGTAATTGACCATCATGGGGGTCAGGCGGCCCTGGAAATAGTCGCGGATGAATGCGGCATGGGGGGAGAAGCGGCGGTTGAAGCCGACCATGAGGATTGGTGTGGAGTGAGGAGTCAGGGGTGAGGCGTCAGGAGTGGGGGGGGATTTGTGGAGGGTCTGGAGGTCTTCCGGGGTCAGGCACAGGGGTTTTTCCACAAACACGTGCTTGCCCGCGGCCAGGGCCGCTGTCACAAACCGGGCATGGGAGTTGTGCCGGGTGGTGACAAACACGGTGTTGATCTGTTCATTGTCCAGCACCACCTGAAAATCCGTGGTGGCACAGGCAAACCCCTCTTTTCCCGCCGTCTGGCCGGCATTCATGCCCGTGGCTGTGCACAGGGTGTTCAGATGCACATCCGGCTGTTTTTTCAGGGCCGGCAGGAGCACGGCTTTGGTGAAATTGCCGGCCCCGATAAACCCGGCCTCGATGTGTGCCGTGCCCGAGCCTGCCGCATCCTTTACCCGGATCACCCGGACCCCGGCCGCCTTCATCATCTGCACGGCCAAAAGCCCCAGCAGCCCCAGCCCCATGATGCAGACATTTTCCCCCAGGCCCAGGTCACACTGCCGGACCCCCTGGAGTGCGATACTGCCCACGGTGGCACAGGACGCATCTTCCATGGACACGGCATCCGGAATCCGGACCACCAGGTTTTTGGGCACATAATTATATTGGGCATGGTTGGCATACCCGGCCCCGCCGCAGGCCACCCGGTCCCCGGCACACAGGCCCGAAACCCCCGGGCCGGCTTCCGCCACCACCCCGGCGCAGGAATACCCCAGCGGAATGGGCTGATCCAGCTTGGCCTGCACCTTTTCCAAGGTGCTGAAGATCCCTTCGGTCTGCATCTTGCGCAGCACTTTTTTCACCTGGTCCGGCATGGCCAGGGCTTTGCCTGCCAGGTTTTTTTTGGCAAAATCCACCAGCATGCGCTCCGTGCCCGCAGATACAAAGGAGTTCCGGGTCTGGATGACCA comes from Desulfotignum phosphitoxidans DSM 13687 and encodes:
- a CDS encoding Gfo/Idh/MocA family oxidoreductase; this translates as MKQILQSYKTGDLWLADVPVPACKSGGVVIQTRNSFVSAGTERMLVDFAKKNLAGKALAMPDQVKKVLRKMQTEGIFSTLEKVQAKLDQPIPLGYSCAGVVAEAGPGVSGLCAGDRVACGGAGYANHAQYNYVPKNLVVRIPDAVSMEDASCATVGSIALQGVRQCDLGLGENVCIMGLGLLGLLAVQMMKAAGVRVIRVKDAAGSGTAHIEAGFIGAGNFTKAVLLPALKKQPDVHLNTLCTATGMNAGQTAGKEGFACATTDFQVVLDNEQINTVFVTTRHNSHARFVTAALAAGKHVFVEKPLCLTPEDLQTLHKSPPTPDASPLTPHSTPILMVGFNRRFSPHAAFIRDYFQGRLTPMMVNYRVNAGIIPPDVWVPHRR